From one Oncorhynchus clarkii lewisi isolate Uvic-CL-2024 chromosome 6, UVic_Ocla_1.0, whole genome shotgun sequence genomic stretch:
- the LOC139411957 gene encoding probable peptidyl-tRNA hydrolase produces the protein MRHVTVAGKLWYCVSQFFKTLLNFVTMRRLLSKLINRALLTQPFAPIMDIGAGVHTNARRRLIVGLGNPGMNGSRHSVGMAVLEALAARLRLAESWHGDRHVSGEVIVSDIQDTQIVLLRPRLLMNINGVSVAKAAVKYSIKPEHILLVHDDLDKPLGKLAMKQGGSARGHNGVRSCVECLQTDVMPRLRVGIGRPSGETLVNRHVLGRFSQEEQKILSGVLEQSVDILLSQLTDEDVQSPLLPPGGRPALQTGKRRDCSISPAKDTTCQT, from the exons ATGAGACACGTCACTGTTGCTGGTAAACTTTGGTATTGTGTGTCACAGTTTTTCAAGACGCTGTTGAACTTTGTTACAATGAGACGACTTTTATCGAAACTGATAAACCGAGCGTTGCTGACTCAACCCTTTGCACCAATAATGGACATTGGAGCAGGAGTCCACACAAATGCTCGTCGGAGGCTG ATTGTGGGACTGGGCAACCCTGGAATGAACGGTTCGCGCCACAGTGTGGGCATGGCTGTGCTGGAAGCACTTGCTGCCCGGCTGAGGTTAGCTGAAAGCTGGCATGGCGATAGGCACGTTTCCGGTGAGGTCATCGTATCTGACATCCAGGACACCCAAATTGTGCTTCTCCGACCACGACTACTGATGAACATAAACGGTGTATCCGTGGCCAAAGCAG CGGTCAAATACAGCATCAAGCCTGAGCACATCCTCCTGGTTCATGACGACTTGGACAAGCCCCTTGGGAAGCTTGCTATGAAACAAGGAGGGAGCGCCAG GGGTCACAATGGTGTGCGGTCCTGTGTTGAGTGTCTGCAGACAGAT GTGATGCCCAGACTCCGTGTTGGGATTGGCAGACCATCGGGTGAAACATTAGTGAACCGGCATGTTCTGGGGCGCTTCTCTCAGGAGGAGCAGAAGATTCTCAGCGGGGTTCTAGAACAGAGTGTGGACATTCTCCTCTCCCAGCTCACTGACGAGGATGTACAGTCCCCACTGTTGCCACCAGGAGGCAGACCGGCATTACAGACTGGGAAACGGAGGGATTGCTCAATTTCTCCAGCAAAGGACACAACCTGCCAGACATGA
- the LOC139411956 gene encoding natterin-3-like: protein MRLTFLVILAVLQLCSPVFLSDPLLYTSQLEEGQDAPSKPWLNPLLEDVVPDLDIHSPSTLTETSDLEPQLPDSLFMYGENANLKWVKWEGSLPNGAVGIYNGYTERHDYICKVNCEAGFYTASKGSFCQYPYADKEHSSSKFEVLVNVDNFEFVEWIEEEYGAVPQHAVKTCQGVEIYVGKNKYGLGKVVTQHKAFFLPWEGDEYWYKRYQVLAINRDTYSQHISHVEYAIDQIELFNHPPEAMQFVRVTNLECSSVEKKVLLEKTSSVEKTWDIGRESRNSSTTMTAKVPIISPGTVDFTKEQTVSFSEGTTMVESISHSISVVLLVPPNHSCAVQMEGRKMTADIPFTGRLSRTYHNGDTHWTTITGTYDGVKVGEINAVVERCQPVPDAIPCYPVETDP from the exons ATGAGGCTGACTTTCCTGGTCATCCTGGCAGTGCTGCAGCTCTGCAGCCCAGTCTTCCTCTCTGACCCCCTGCTCTACACCTCTCAGCTGGAGGAGGGGCAGGATGCACCAAGCA AGCCCTGGCTCAACCCTCTGCTGGAAGATGTGGTCCCTGATCTGGACATCCACAGTCCATCCACACTGACGGAGACCTCAGATCTAGAGCCCCAGTTGCCCGATTCCCTGTTTATGTATGGGGAGAACGCCAACCTTAAATGGGTTAAATGGGAAGGGTCCCTCCCTAATGGGGCTGTGGGCATCTACAACGGTTACACCGAACGACATGACTACATCTGCAAAGTCAACTGCGAAGCTGGCTTCTATACCGCAAGCAAAGGCAGTTTCTGCCAGTACCCCTACGCTGACAAGGAGCATTCATCCTCCAAGTTCGAAGTCCTGGTCAATGTGGACAACTTTGAGTTTGTGGAGTGGATCGAAGAGGAATACGGTGCTGTCCCCCAACATGCTGTCAAGACCTGCCAAGGTGTTGAGATATACGTCGGCAAGAACAAATACGGTCTGGGAAAGGTTGTGACCCAACATAAAGCCTTCTTCCTGCCTTGGGAGGGTGATGAGTACTGGTACAAGAGATACCAGGTCCTGGCCATCAACAGGGACACCTACAGCCAGCACATCTCTCACGTGGAGTACGCCATCGACCAGATCGAGTTGTTCAACCACCCTCCTGAGGCCATGCAGTTTGTCAGGGTCACCAACCTGGAGTGCAGCAGTGTGGAGAAGAAGGTCTTGCTGGAGAAGACCAGCAGTGTGGAGAAGACCTGGGACATCGGCAGGGAGAGCCGCAACAGCTCCACCACCATGACGGCCAAGGTGCCCATTATCAGCCCAGGCACCGTGGACTTCACCAAGGAGCAGACGGTGAGCTTCTCAGAGGGAACCACCATGGTGGAGTCTATCAGCCACTCCATCTCTGTGGTGCTGCTGGTCCCTCCCAACCACTCCTGTGCCGTGCAGATGGAGGGCAGGAAGATGACCGCCGACATCCCCTTCACGGGTAGGCTGAGCCGCACCTACCATAACGGAGACACCCACTGGACCACCATCACAGGGACTTATGATGGCGTGAAGGTGGGGGAGATCAATGCTGTGGTGGAGAGATGCCAGCCTGTCCCTGATGCCATACCCTGCTACCCCGTTGAGACAGACCCCTGA